GAGTGTTTGCAATTGTTTCCAGCCAAAAATACCAACTGGATtgtccaactcggcctcctccttagTTTCACTGTGCAACCAGATACCATGTTTGTACATGTAACAGAACTGGTGCAGTTCACCATAGTTGCTGCTGACTAGAGAACATGAAAGTGGTTGACATATTGCAAGCTGTCCCGAGTAGGTCTTCACACCATACTGAAGGCAAATGTCAGTCATGTAGCTGAAGAAGGAACTCTTGATGGGATGATAGGAGTTGGAAGGTGTAACCTGAAGTTCAGGTATCTGCACATGTTCATAGATTCAGGTTTCAGTGCCTACCTTGATTAGCTTGCAGAGAGGAAAGCAGTTGCTGCTGAAAATCTGCACCTGCAATTGTTGGAaccactgctatgtccatactTTGTGCAGGAAGATGGTGACCATGCTCTAACACATTTGATGGTGAGTATcggaaaaaaatgtaaaaaagctttTTCTTTAAAAGAAAATCTATCTTCATTCAGAAGGAAACAAAATAACAGTTCCTTTCATATTGTTCAGCTCTTCCAGCCTGTCAGCCACACCGAGTGAATTTTCTTTTTCCACTTTCTCCCTCGTCTCCTGAAGCTGCAGAGACATCCTCAGGTATAGTGTTATTGGCATTGGTCACTCTCTAATATATAGTCAAAATGCAATTTCTGCATGGATAAGCCTAGACAGTGACCATGGGCAAGATCTTCCAACATCAGAGTTGCTGCAGCTAAGCCCAATTGTGTCCTTACCCAACATCTATAGATGCACTTTCTAGCTAGTTCCACTGAGTTGTGATCAGAATCAGGAATTCAATGATCATCACTGCTGGGTTCTAATCCTGCAATTCCCTATCGAACACTATCacgggagcaccatcaccacaaggactacagcagctcaaggagaaggcccaccatcttctcagggaaaATAAAGATGAACAATAAATGAGGACTTCTCAGCACCGGCCATGCCCTGAGAATAAAAACAATCAATAACTCTGTGCCACTGAAGCCAATTGtactcctaccaccaccaccatctcccccactcccctggctgagatcagctcacACTGCACAGAACGTGAATGAAACCAAGTAAATATGGCTCAAGTACACAAGGCAGCATATTTATTCATTGAGCCTTTAGGCAAGCCTGTAGATATAATACCAGCTGCATTAAAACTAATCTAGCTGATGAATATCTGCCTAGATATTAGTAACAAATTTTCAAAAGCCTTCCAGAAACTGTGCATATTACCTATGTCTTATCATGTTGGTGCTTTAGATGATTTTTCTGGGGAGCCGTGCTCAATAACAGCAGGAGTCAGGAATTGCTGCTGTTTGGTTGCACTCTTCTTTAACCCACATTACCTTTGAGTATGGCTCCTGCTGGAAGGGCAGCATTGGTAAATTTAGCCTGTAACATCTGCTACTCTGTTGGATGCGTAGACATATTTGCTGCGATAGAATGGATAAAGGCCCTTCAACCCAAGATAACAGATCAAATAAAATCCATTCCTTACACCTGATTGTAAATGAAATCCACAGGTTTCAATGTAAAATAAGACTATTCCCAAATCCAATTTACATAGCTGTGCAGAACATTTTGAAAGCCTGCTCTGAACAAATATGGCACTTTTTTAATTACATTCCCTTTGTCTATTTTTCGAAACAAGAGTCAAATTAATCAGTAGTCAAATGTTTTTATTTCCACCCAGGTAGAGATATTATTTTGGACACCTAATTATCTGGCTTGGTGAATAGTTACCTCCTAATATAGGaggcaagttcgcagatgacatgaaaattggtggtgttgtaaatagtgaggaagaaatccttagattacagggagatatagatgggctggtaagatgggcagagcagtggcaaatagaaattaatcctgaaaagtgtgaggtaatgcattttgggaggactaacaaggcaagggaatacacaatggatggtaggaccctaggaagtacagaaagtcagaaggaccttggtgtacttgtccatagaaggcagcagcacaggtagataaggtggttaggaaggcatatgggatacttgcctttattagccgaggcatagaatataagagcagggaggttatgatggagttatatcaaacactagttaggccacagctggagtactgtgtacagttctggtcaccataccataggaaggatgtgattgcactggagagggtgcagaggagattcaccaggatgttgcctgggctggagcatttcagctatgaagagaaactgaaaaggctagggttgttttccttggagcagggaaggctgaggggggatatgattgaggtgttaAAGAttgtgaggggtattgataggttagataggaggaaactttttcccttaacagaggggtcgagaaccagggggcatagatttagggtaaggggcaggaggtttaggggggatttgaggaaacattttttcacccagagggtggttggaatctggaatgcactgcctgaagaggtggtggaggcaggaaccctcacaacatttaagaagtttttagatgagcacttgatacaCCATCACATACAGGGCTAGGGGCCAAgtccaggaatatgggattagaatagttggatgctgtatggccgacacagacatgatgggccgaagggcctgtttctgtgctgtataactctatgattctatgactacagTCACTTTTAATCTCCATTTAATGGCCTATTAGTACTGTATTGCCCCTCATTTGTGCATAAGTAAATATTCCTCATATAGGTAGCAGCTGATCATATCTACCTCTGAATACTATAGAGAATGGTTTTCAACTACTGCCAGCCATTTTGTGCCTGAAAAACTGGTAACCGTCAGTGCAAAAATCAGAAGGAGGGACTTTGACCACTCCTTGCAATTTTCAGACAGGGCAGTAAATGAGAACACAACATGCCCACCTTAAACAGAGAGGCAGTTCTTTATATACAAATCAGAGTCCTACTCTGGTTGTTGGAATAGATCTACAATATTAAAGGCACAAATGGGTGGAGGTTTTGCCCATTTGTACCAGGCAACAGGCAGTCTAACTAGAGATCCAAAACAGGCTTGGAACTTTTCTGGGGGCTAGGAAAGCTAGCTCCTTCTGGCCCAACAAAATTACAACAGACCACCATCGGCTGCTGGGCACCCCTAATGCAAACCAGATCTTTAATTCACTTATGAAACTGCTAGATTTTCGGTCTCCTGTTGTGCAGCAAATAGAAAATGTAGTCTGCTATGGCAAATATGAATGAACATCATAATGGATATGTTGCATCATTATTGTATATTTGATTAAAATACAATAACTAATTTAGTTATTAAAAGACAAGAAGTCTGTGACTTAGAAAAATACAAATCTCTATATTTTCAATGTTTATGCAACTGCTCATAAAATTCCAAAAATCTATTTCTGGTTTAAACAGAAGTTTCAGTAACATTTTCTCTCTGTACTTAGAGACTAGGATATCACTAGAAATTTGTGTTACAATTAGAGAACCGTTCACATTTTTAAAATTCAAACTTGAATAAAGGGCAACAGACACTTTCTTCTTTAAAATGAAGAACACTTGAATCCTAATAAATCCATAGGAGGTCAAAGCGATATTGGGTAGTGGCATAATGATAGCAAATCATCAGCTCATTCTTATACTTTGCTTCAATGACTGCTATGGAAAATAAAATCAACCCGGTGTATTTAGTTTTTGCCCACTTTTTCTACTCCCCAAGGCCAATTTAACCCCCATAATTTTCTTGCCAAGAACTATCATTATCTGGGTCAGGATTTCTATAAACTTCAGGCAAAAGACAAAACACTTTAGAAATCATTATATCTTACCCAACTTGagtcaaaacaaaaacaaaagatACTGAATTGAGAAAAGGTTTCACATTGAATTGCACTAGTGTCTCTAGGTGAAATGCAGCAGGGGTTGACTACATTGAGCATGTTAAGCATTAAAAAAAAGCAGATGATTAAATACATTTTATGCTTGAAGCAGGAATTCACAAAATGAATGAATCGCAAGTGATGCATTAGCTTTGGATCACTTGTGCATCCATCTGAAGACCACTGTAAAAATTAAGGTAGTTTTCAACATCCAAGATTCCTCCCAGTTGGTCTAATTAAGTATCATCTGGAATCAAATAGCAGATCAAAATAGAGAAATTATTGGCtctgattttgcagttgtaattatggcaaaattagggcggcacagtggttagcaccacagcctcacagctccagggacccacgttcaattctgggtactgcctgtgcggagtttgcacgttctccctgtgaccgcgtgggttttcgccgggtgctccggtttcctcccaccgccaaagacttgaaggtgataggtaaattggccattgtaaattgcccctagtgtaggtagggaatatgggattactgtagggttagtataaatgggtggtcttggtcagcacagacttggtaggccgaagggcctgtttcagtgctgtatctctaaataaataaaataaaataaaactctcAGTGATCGCCCTCAttgcaactgtgaaactgacagcaacttctggcatctgcacatgcgcagttaaatgtggaaatccataagtttatttatttagagatacagcactgaaacaggccctttggcctctcctagtctgtgccaaccaacaaccacccatttatactaatcctacattaatcccatattccctaccacatccccacaattctcctaccacttacctacactagaggcaatttacaatagccaatttacctatcaccttcaagtctttggctgtgggaggaaaccaaagcacccagcagaaacacacaatcacagggagaacttgcaaactccgcacaggcagtacccagaactgaacccaggtcactggagctgtgaggttgtagtactaaccactgcaccactgtgccaccctgtcagTGATCTgttgtcagtgattccctgctcctctatagggtgtgctgttgaagtctcCACAGATggcaatctttagaaatcacttgAACTGATGAGAATTTCCCCTTTTATGCTGTAATATTGCTATTAAAAATCCCAAAGTTATGCCCTGTTAATAAGGTGCAACTGggattttaatggtgtactaagcaATAACTATCGCTGAAGAACTTCTCtgaccctgaaaaactaattttatatttgtgtaatgtcaaTTTTTTTCATGACGATAAAAATTCCATTTTTTTTATGTTTATGATATTTCATCTTATAGGAGTaaatcccaatctttattttgctccctgtaaaatttataaaaagtgaaggataatctgtGCAttctacttcctggtttgctgtctgtgaaatTCTTCAATGCGATTGGTTGCTTACCCTGCTTGTTGCTGGACACCAGAGattcccttgacttggcaccaaagTCAAATTAACCTCAGGAAAGAGGAAATCCACgctacagagatcgctagatctttgtgggcagctttcaagGTCAGCAGTGAGTGTCGTGCTTCGCCACTAACTGCAAAATGCAAGCTATTGTGTTAAATGATGTCTGCTTGTCAGCAGAATGGGAGACAGAGATGACAGTGGAGAATGGGCAGCATTGCTCCTTCCCTAAAAACAATTGCAGTGAAATCAACAAAGTAAATTACAGGAACAATTCTCGTGTTTAACTCTTCTTCTCCCAAAACAATGTAACAATGAAACAATTCCTATATGCACATACTGGTAAGGTCAATAAACACCATTTGTAGTTTCTATAATCACCAGCAAAGCTGAGCAAACTGCACCAGTAGAATACAGCTAATAAACTAGAACAATATGAGACTGTTTCACGTTTACAGCCCATTAGTTGGGTAACACTTCCTCATACTCTTGAGTATCTGGTTCTGAGGTGGTGGCTTCTTGCATGCAATTGTAGTTAATCACTGCATATTCACAAGTGTTGTTACTTCTTGAATTCTCTTCATTAGAAGCACTCGGGTTGTTGTGTTCTATTGTGGCATACAAGATTTCTTCATTTTTCTGCAATATGAAGATAATAAAAATGAATATTGTATGCATTACACCAGAGCATGAAAGCTGGTGTTAATACAACGGACACTTCAACCACTGAATTTCATGTAAGTTGCAAGTTTGAATGGGTTTTGCATGTGGTGTCTGCTCTCAAGAGTCACTGCAATGTTTTTCAGCATTCTTATGGTCAGTATAAAACAGCTGATCCCaacaacttactgtacacacagttGCAACTCTTATCATGATGCCTGTGAGTGAAAAAGTATAATTATTCTGCTCCTCCTCTTTGTAACAACTCTTGTGGAATGGAGAGCAATTTAATATAGCATCTTTTCAAGAGAAAGTAGATAAGTATTGAAAGCAGAGGAAAATACCAGAGATATGGGGCGtgagcagggaaatggaactggttTGATTTTGCTCacacaaagagccagcacaggcacaataagctaaatggcctccttctgtgctgtgaacttCAATGTTTCTATTGCAAAATGTTCTGCTGCTTCATGGAAtattaagaacacaagaaatcgaAGCGTAGTAGACTATAATCGCttcttgagcttgctctgccattcaatgagatcacgactAATCTACTTTCCACTTTCCTTCCTTATTCTGAATAAGATCTGCTTATGCATCCGTTTGTTCTACTTCTTATTAAATAAAGTCAGCACATTGGCAGCAGTTAGGTATTTTTTATTGAGAAGGTATTTGTATTTTGCATATTGTGATGGAGTCCACAGTGTGAGACCAGAGGAGGGGCGTGTGCAAACTGTTTTTTGAACAGATGTCTTGTTGAATTCTATTAAGTGCACAgactggttttaaaacttgttcttttttttttagacagaccctaacttgaaagtgaaacaagaaacttcaggtttctggggaaattgAAACTTGGTGGGAATGCAGAGTCATTTTACTAGCGGCATGTGACAAGAACTATCCAGGCTCAGATTTGAAGACTGCAGAGTTCGAGCAGGCTGTTTGGCCGAGAGGTTGCAGAGAGAGAAACCTGATTCTAGGAGCTGGCCATTGGACAATATGAGTCTCAGTGACTTAAAGAGTTATGTATAGAGCCACGCCATGAAGACTGTTGTGAGCAAGGCCAAGGagaaactgcctgtgtggagtttgcaagttctccctgtgaccatgtgggtttctgccgggtgctctggtttcctcccacagccaaagacttgcaggttgataggtaaattggccattgtaaattgcccctagtgtaggtaggtggtagaagaatggtggggacgtggtcgggaatatgggattaatttaggattaataTAGatcggtggttgttggtcggcacagactcggtgggccaaagggcctgttccagtgctgtatctctaatgctAAAACGAAAACTGAACTAAAAGGTCAATCGAGAGGTGACAAGACCGAAACATTGAAGGGAAAATTGCAATGCTTGCTATCGACAAGATGGCATTACATTGGTATCTGCATCTTGGAACACAGGAGTTGGAAATCAACCTGAAGAAGTTCATAGTTTGAGGAACTTTGTGTCTGCTTGGTGCCATCTTTGCTGAGATGACTGCCCAGTAAGTCGGTGAGACCTATTTTTGTTGCATTCAATAGTTAACGTGTAATCTGTGTGCtatatatattgaccatgatttattttttaattcatgtttaatttatgttgattttggtttgactgTTGGAGTAAAGGTTATAAAAGCGAAATCCTATCCATATTGGGGTCGTTCCATAAATTCAGTTCTTCTTATTTATTGATTTCCACGGGGGTCATAACAATATTCTTTTTGTTTCTCTTCTTGAGATCCCACCACCTCAAAGATCATTCCCTGAACCAGAAGGTAGGAAGGTGACCTTCTCCCATGCCTGTACCAATGCTGTTTTGCAGCCAGTAAGTGGGAGATGGAGATAACAGCTTGGGATGGCTCTGTAATTTCTCCTCCATTCCTATGGGAAGTGGTTTGCCTTTTCTTGCCAACTCCCCATAGCAGTGTCATTGATATTGAGTACTCATTTTGCAGTAGGAGATGCATAAATACAAAGTTTGCTTCATAGCATAAGCATTCGACACTCCTTTCCCTAACAAGCTAGCAGACAATGCCGCCACTTCCTTAGTATTGAAtggtagattttttaaaaaaatattcaatcttgggatgtgggcatcactgactaggccagcatttattgcccaaccctaattctcctcgagaaggtggtggtgagctgccttcttgaactgctgcagtccatgtggggtaatgacacccacagttaggaagggagttgcaggattttgacccagtgacagtgaaggaacagcgatatagttccaagtcaggatggtgtgtgacttggaggggaacttgcaggtggtggtgttcccaaccatttgctgcccttgtccttctaggtgttagaggtcgtgggcttggaaggtactgtctaatgagccttggtgcgttgctgcagtacatcttgtatatggtacatactgctgccactgtgcgtcggtggtggggggagtgaatgtttatggatggggtgccaatcaagtgggctgttttgtcctggatggtgtcgagcttcttgagtgttgttggagctgcacccatccaggcaagtggagagtattctatcacactcctgacttgtgccttgtagatggtggacaggctttggagagtcagcaggtgagttacccttcacaggattcctagcctctgacatgctcttgtagccacggtatttatatggctactccagttcagtttctggtcaatggtaacccccaggatgttgatagtgggggattcagcgatggtaatgccattgaatgtcaaggggagatggttagattctctcttgttggagatggttattgcctggcacttgtgtggcgcaaatgttacttgccacttatcagcccaagcctggatattgtccaggtcttgctgcatttttatacggactgcttcagtatctgaggagtcacgaatggtgctgaacatcgtgcaatcatcagcgaacatccccactcctgaccttgtgattgaaggaaggtcattaatgaaacagctgaagatggttgggcttaggacactatcctgaggaactccagcagtgatgtcctggagttcagatgattgacctccaacaaccacaaccatcttcctttgtgtgacgtacgactccaaacagcggagagttctctccctgattcccattgactccagttttgctagggccccttgatgccatactcggtcaaatgctgcctgatgtcaaggtcagtcactctcacctcatctcttgagttcagctcttttgtccatgtttgaaccaaggctgtaatgaggtcaggagctgagtgcccatggcggaacccaaactgagcgtcactgagcaggttattgctaagcaagcgccacttgatagcactgtcaacgacaccttccatcactttactgatgattgaaagcagactgatggggtggtgattggccaggtttgacttgtcctgctttttgtgtacaggacatacctgggcaattttccacgttgctgggtagatgcccatgttgtagctgtactggaacagtttggctaagggtgcggcaagttctggagcacagggcccatgttgtcagggcccatagcctttgcagtatccactgccttcagtcatttcttgatatcacgcggagtgaatcgaattggctaaagactggcatctgcgatgctgggcacttcaggaggaggctgtgatGGATTTATATTGGCCTGACTCTAATGGCATATTTAAGCTCCTTTTATATCATGGCATCTATGCAATCAGTAACTTCATGAATGTACTTCACGCTGAGCAAAAGGTTTATGTGAAGCTGAGTGGTATGGTTTCCAAATGAATACGATACATTTTTGAATTTATTCTAATTTACTAATTTCTACGACAAAGATGCAACATTTAATAGTTTATAAAGAAACACACGAGCAAGGGAGCAAGGTGAGCACTGCATGTTAATAATTTAACCACTTTCAACACTTTACTATTTGTGTCTTAGAACTGGCTTATAAATATTCCAAATTTAAATGCTTCAGTATTTTTAAGACATAAATAGAAAGTTATCATGCACAATTCTAGAATCAAATAACTTCAATTACTGCAATGCTATCTGTGGCAAACCAAAGTCTGCAGCTCATAAGAAAACGATGACCACATTTCTTAAATTTTATTAGCTGCTGGTTATTGAATATATTAAGTATATCCAATCAAACACTGCAGTCAATATCACCAAagatgaaaataaaagtaaaataaaaatacaTGATACTCAGCTGTCAGGTTACTGGTGAAATTATTCCTGAAGAGTATATTGGAGGAAAGTATTGATTTTGCTTGTTTGTTTTTCATTGATATTTTTATTAATGCTAATAATTCCAAATAACATTTGTCAGAAATATCGTCATAAAGTGGTTTTGCGCTCATCTCCCTCCTTGACTCAGTTAAACTGCCACTGTCTTCACGAAAAAGTATTCGGCAAAATGTaaagcaaaatacttcggatgctggaaatctgtattaaatatggaaaatgctggaaacactcagcaggtcaggcagcatctgtggaaaaaggaaAATAGAgtattctgacaaaaggtcatcaacctgaacccttccatctctccacagatgctgcctgacctgcggaaTGTTTCCAGGATTTCCTGTTGTGGAGGGAATCTTACCACAATTATATAACATGCAAGAAACGCAATGGAATGTTATGATATGCTCTGCTACACTGAATTAAACATTCATAAGCAAATGAAAGGGTTCACCCGGCACTTTCACAAAGACAGTGTCCCTTTAACCAACTGCAATCACATATGAGAGAAACGCAAAATAATTGCATGTTGCAAATATCAGTTGGCAAAAGCTTTATAAGtgtgaaaaagcatacaaaaatatgTTGATACTTACTCTTGGTTTGGTATCCTCATGTTCACCTAGAATTGATAATATGTTTCATTAAACTGTGAACATTCAGTTGTTAATAATAAACAAACACAAAAATACTGTACTGATAAAAATAAAAAAAGACAGGCTGATAACACACAAAGCCAATGCATGAAAGCCACAATATTCTATGTAAATCACAGTATCTCTATTTGAATAAAAAAGAGTAATGTTTAAACACAAAAACCCTGTGCTACATAGAATTATTTTTATATTGTAAATAGATTGCACTGAGATGTAAGCATTAAATTCGAGATATCTGGCTAGAAATTGGACAACCCAGTTTTTAGGACACAGGGATCGTGCCCAATCCGATCAAGGGGGTACCAACCTCATCTGAACGATTGTAGCATTGGCCCAAGTGGCTTCTACACTACCGTCCTCTCCTAAACACTGCCTGCTGCTTCTGCAGTCAGCAGGAGTCCAGGCAACGTTGCTTGGAAACCAAGTGGTCCACCAGCCTgcccttcttaaaggcaggctgtctctcttaaagggaagctgcactaaaCAATATTGCTGGAATTTAAATTATGGCAAACTATACACCAAGgcacagaaagtttcacagtgacgAATGTGGTGTTGGAGATGTTAGTGGTGCAGGTGGGCAGGAGGACTGACGCCATGGTCACAGAGAGGGTCAGGAGGCCATTAAGGACTACTCTCAGAAGGAAGTGGGAGCATGTGGTAGACAGGAAGGTCAATTGCCAAAGCCTGGGCCCGAggatctggcagcagtgccacaggaAATCTAGCAGTCTCACcaggtgatcaaggtcagtgaatgcattttcatcCTACTCACCGCAACACAACATTTCATGTTACTCAATGACGCTCACCACCATCAACTCACCCagtagcactccctggcactcaggactcacaccaaaCAAACAACCTCATACTCCTACCAACGATGcctgcctcacacccacctctcactgactccacatacctccaactattcagctacggcaggcacattacccaaacacagTGCTGCACACCCACTGACATACTGCCCTCTCCCTTGCAGGGCTAGGTTTCACACAAGAGAGGGAACagaacagggtggcacagtggcgcagtggttagcaccgcagcctcacagctccagcaacccgggttcaattctgggcactacctgtgtggagtttgcaagttctccctgtgtctgcgtgggtttcctccgggtgctccggtttcctcccacatgccaaagacttgcaggttgataggtaaattggccattataaattgccccgagtataggtaggtggtaaggaaatatagggacaagtggggatgt
The genomic region above belongs to Heterodontus francisci isolate sHetFra1 chromosome 10, sHetFra1.hap1, whole genome shotgun sequence and contains:
- the si:ch211-214p13.7 gene encoding uncharacterized protein si:ch211-214p13.7; translation: MGNCCKKTEKREDNLELGEHEDTKPRKNEEILYATIEHNNPSASNEENSRSNNTCEYAVINYNCMQEATTSEPDTQEYEEVLPN